Sequence from the Pyrobaculum neutrophilum V24Sta genome:
CCCCTCCAGGATCAGCCTCCTCACCCTCCGCCCCCTCAGCGCGTCGGTGGGGCGCGACACCTCGTCTCTCTCGCCCCAGATGGCCAAAATAGGCACGTCGGCCTCCGCAACGCCTGACAGAAGCTCCTCAGTCAGACCGACGGGCCCCACTACCACAGCGGCTCTGGTGGGGAGCCGCTGGGCTATATACCACAGCACCACCTCCCCCGAGGCGCTTGGCCCAACCAGAGGCGGATCCGCCAACCCCAACGCGTCGAGGACAGACCTAAGAAACCTGGCGTACTCCCGACGAGGCGCGGAGAACCTCTCGCTTTTTGTCCTCACGCCGTACGGCATATCGACGGC
This genomic interval carries:
- a CDS encoding alpha/beta fold hydrolase, which produces MKEAYIEVGGRRVRYLAGGSGRPVVLLHGWSFNADTWAECGVFSRLAERYSVYAVDMPYGVRTKSERFSAPRREYARFLRSVLDALGLADPPLVGPSASGEVVLWYIAQRLPTRAAVVVGPVGLTEELLSGVAEADVPILAIWGERDEVSRPTDALRGRRVRRLILEGAGHAAYLDKPGEFADAVLAFLEEFYQPLG